One window from the genome of Ananas comosus cultivar F153 linkage group 13, ASM154086v1, whole genome shotgun sequence encodes:
- the LOC109719436 gene encoding pentatricopeptide repeat-containing protein At1g31790 — protein MMAASSTAAAMARTHTTAAGRWWRRTPSSEPSAQARAVLPLQQLRRPQLPSTTTTTTTTTKQHPLGSLITTEGDEGEEEEEEQEQERRAPWSRACRVKTATAGDVLCLMDALRLPVEEDVYVDLIKECTHSRDAVQGAEVHAHILVRTRGAAPAGLILANRLLLMYAACGKVEAARQLFDRMPARDAVSWAAVIAAYSHDNSSSSTSHCEATKLFTKMRAAEFATVAESRSRCCLDAILMALLRSCGRARELGLGRQVHGLIEKMMGASGAGSSLIQFYSTLGRRDAARQALDRVIMYPFQEEDWTSMIACCCREGLFEEAISIFRKTARLGKRGNPCSLLTNVLKACARIGDGGWIGRQVHTIAIKLGAESDQYVGSSLFRMYSQNGLLADARRSLDSVSRLQDDACWNAVLTAYARRGCFEEAIRLLYEKKAAGLQPPQSMVKQIFEMVYGC, from the coding sequence ATGATGGCTGCGAGCAGCAccgcggcggcgatggcgaggACGCACACAACGGCAGCTGGGAGGTGGTGGAGGCGGACACCGTCATCGGAGCCTTCCGCTCAAGCAAGGGCAGTTCTACCCCTGCAGCAGCTACGGCGCCCCCAACTCCcctctaccaccaccaccaccaccaccacgacGAAGCAGCACCCGCTCGGCTCTCTGATTACTACCGAGGGAGATgaaggcgaggaggaggaggaggagcaagaGCAAGAGCGACGGGCACCGTGGAGCCGTGCCTGTCGCGTCAAGACGGCGACAGCGGGCGACGTGCTCTGCCTGATGGATGCTCTGCGCCTCCCCGTGGAGGAAGACGTGTACGTGGACCTCATCAAGGAGTGCACCCATTCCCGGGACGCTGTCCAAGGAGCCGAGGTCCACGCCCACATCCTGGTGAGGACCCGCGGAGCCGCTCCCGCCGGCCTCATCCTCGCCAACCGCCTGCTGCTCATGTACGCGGCCTGCGGCAAGGTGGAGGCCGCACGCCAGCTATTCGACCGAATGCCTGCCAGAGACGCCGTCTCGTGGGCGGCCGTGATCGCCGCTTACTCCCACGAcaatagcagcagcagcaccagccACTGCGAGGCGACAAAGCTCTTCACGAAGATGCGAGCTGCAGAGTTCGCAACTGTCGCAGAGTCAAGAAGCCGCTGCTGTTTGGATGCTATACTCATGGCTCTTCTGAGGTCGTGCGGTCGTGCGAGGGAGCTGGGACTCGGCCGACAGGTTCACGGGCTGATTGAGAAAATGATGGGAGCAAGCGGGGCCGGCAGCTCCCTAATTCAATTCTACAGCACACTCGGGCGCCGAGACGCCGCGCGACAAGCCTTAGATAGGGTGATCATGTACCCTTTTCAGGAGGAAGATTGGACGAGTATGATCGCATGTTGCTGCAGAGAAGGCCTGTTCGAGGAAGCGATCAGCATCTTCAGGAAAACAGCGAGGTTGGGGAAAAGAGGGAACCCCTGTTCTCTTCTCACAAATGTCCTCAAGGCATGTGCGAGAATAGGGGACGGTGGGTGGATCGGAAGACAAGTCCACACCATCGCCATCAAGCTCGGAGCGGAATCAGATCAGTACGTGGGGAGCAGTCTGTTTCGCATGTACTCCCAAAACGGGCTCTTGGCGGACGCAAGGAGGTCTCTTGATTCAGTCAGCAGGTTGCAAGATGATGCGTGCTGGAATGCAGTGCTCACCGCCTATGCTCGTCGAGGGTGCTTTGAAGAGGCCATCAGACTGCTTTACGAGAAGAAGGCTGCTGGATTGCAGCCTCCCCAATCCATGGTTAAGCAGATATTCGAGATGGTCTATGGATGTTAA
- the LOC109719439 gene encoding SPX domain-containing protein 4 isoform X3, with amino-acid sequence MARRSPQSMRIRITGLVACWWVIWTVRNEAIFRTVQPDPPRAVYKIKQLELKERIEKLKANKNGAFASESEFSEEMLEIRKDFVTIHGEMVLLKNYSSLNFAGLVKILKKYDKRTGGLLSVPFTQRALHQPFFTTEPLTRLVHECENNLELLFPLEAEVMDSDLPGKDGTRSGSSGHRTSCVQEETADVYRSTLAAMKAIQGLRKASSTYNPLSLAQFFHCQDDENGAGTVTTANSPSGSFTT; translated from the exons ATGGCCAGAAGGAGCCCCCAGTCTATGCGTATCAGAATAACTGGACTTGTAGCCTGCTGGTGGGTCATTTGGACGGTCAGGAATGAGGCTATCTTTCGTACGGTTCAGCCGGACCCACCACGTGCAGTTTACAAGATTAAACAGCTG GAGCTGAAGGAGAGAATAGAGAAACTGAAAGCTAATAAGAACGGGGCTTTTGCATCAGAAAGTGAATTTAGCGAAGAGATGTTAGAGATACGCAAAGACTTTGTGACCATTCATGGAGAGATGGTACTTCTGAAAAACTACAGCTCCCTCAACTTTGCAG GGCTGGTTAAAATACTAAAGAAGTATGACAAGAGAACTGGAGGTTTGTTGAGTGTACCATTCACACAGCGTGCGCTTCACCAGCCCTTCTTTACAACAGAGCCTCTGACGAGGTTAGTCCATGAATGCGAAAACAATTTGGAGCTTCTATTCCCATTGGAAGCAGAAGTCATGGACTCGGACTTACCTGGAAAGGACGGGACACGTAGTGGTAGTAGTGGTCACAGAACCTCATGCGTTCAAGAGGAGACGGCTGATGTTTATCGCAGCACTCTGGCCGCCATGAAAGCAATACAAGGCCTTCGGAAGGCCAGCTCTACTTATAatcctctctctcttgctcAGTTCTTCCATTGCCAAGATGACGAGAATGGTGCTGGAACTGTTACTACTGCAAATTCCCCTTCTGGCTCTTTTACTACTTAG
- the LOC109719438 gene encoding transcription termination factor MTERF9, chloroplastic, translating to MRVATTAAAALLGLRRCCCRLPPILAPCLIALSSSSYSSSAPTRTIISEAPSSTVSVPEEEEEEESEGGGGGGGGGGGETGVVVESQTPADVFRRWGCTESEVSRILARHPSLSRLRVPLLQAKLEALRGVGVGGPELVKIITCRPRFLCGRVGHGVAARIEFLRSTLFPSDDAGAALLLRAVSRNPSLLTYDVEGTMRPCVALYQSLGVDPRALGRLLVSRPTIIPRSALDPEKLDLLRRTRLAPAHPMYKYALSVLAISRLDTLRAKLANLEKFGFSCDDVMGLFARTPNVLTLSVDKVQRNMTYIVGTVKLPPRSVLDEPALLYCNLEKVLRPRHLLVVKLRQMGLRPTPQVKEPYVVKAVRMPERRFLRSFVTCHEDAVARELMEYYENVKGLRRLAESSRSTRRLGFPF from the coding sequence ATGAGAGTAGCAACGACGGCGGCGGCTGCTCTCCTTGGACTCCGTCGCTGCTGCTGCCGCCTGCCTCCTATTCTCGCCCCATGCCTTATCGCCCTATCGTCGTCGTCGTATTCGTCGTCAGCCCCCACCCGAACCATAATAAGTGAAGCCCCATCATCAACGGTATCCGTAccagaagaggaggaggaggaggaatcggaaggaggaggaggaggaggaggaggaggaggaggagaaacgGGGGTGGTGGTTGAGAGCCAGACCCCGGCCGACGTGTTCCGCCGATGGGGCTGCACGGAGTCGGAGGTGTCCCGGATTCTGGCGCGGCACCCGTCGCTGTCGCGGCTGAGGGTGCCCCTGCTGCAGGCGAAGCTGGAGGCTCTCCGCGGCGTCGGCGTAGGCGGCCCGGAGCTCGTCAAGATCATCACCTGCCGGCCGCGCTTCCTCTGCGGGCGCGTCGGCCACGGCGTCGCCGCCCGCATCGAGTTCCTCCGGTCCACCCTCTTCCCCTCCGACGACGCCGGCGCtgccctcctcctccgcgccgTCTCCCGCAACCCCTCCCTCCTCACCTACGACGTGGAGGGCACGATGCGCCCCTGCGTCGCCCTCTACCAGTCCCTGGGCGTCGACCCCCGCGCCCTCGGCCGCCTCCTCGTCTCCCGCCCCACCATCATCCCCCGCTCCGCCCTCGACCCCGAGAAGCtcgacctcctccgccgcacccGCCTCGCCCCCGCCCACCCCATGTACAAGTACGCCCTCTCCGTGCTCGCCATCTCCCGCCTCGACACCCTCCGCGCCAAGCTCGCCAACCTCGAGAAGTTCGGCTTCTCCTGCGACGACGTCATGGGCCTCTTCGCCCGCACGCCCAACGTCCTCACCCTCTCCGTCGACAAGGTGCAGCGCAACATGACCTACATCGTCGGCACCGTCAAGCTGCCGCCGCGCTCGGTGCTCGACGAGCCCGCGCTGCTCTACTGCAACCTCGAAAAGGTGCTGCGGCCGCGCCACCTGCTGGTCGTCAAGCTGCGCCAGATGGGCCTCCGCCCCACACCGCAGGTGAAGGAGCCCTACGTGGTGAAGGCCGTCCGCATGCCGGAGCGGCGCTTCCTCAGGTCCTTCGTGACGTGCCACGAGGATGCCGTCGCGAGGGAGCTGATGGAATACTACGAGAATGTCAAGGGGTTGCGGCGGTTGGCCGAATCGTCGAGGTCCACCAGGCGCCTGGGCTTCCCCTTCTGA
- the LOC109719439 gene encoding SPX domain-containing protein 4 isoform X2, translated as MRSSTSSTTSTSTRRKSSSSDCRWMARRSPQSMRIRITGLVACWWVIWTVRNEAIFRTVQPDPPRAVYKIKQLELKERIEKLKANKNGAFASESEFSEEMLEIRKDFVTIHGEMVLLKNYSSLNFAGLVKILKKYDKRTGGLLSVPFTQRALHQPFFTTEPLTRLVHECENNLELLFPLEAEVMDSDLPGKDGTRSGSSGHRTSCVQEETADVYRSTLAAMKAIQGLRKASSTYNPLSLAQFFHCQDDENGAGTVTTANSPSGSFTT; from the exons GTGGATGGCCAGAAGGAGCCCCCAGTCTATGCGTATCAGAATAACTGGACTTGTAGCCTGCTGGTGGGTCATTTGGACGGTCAGGAATGAGGCTATCTTTCGTACGGTTCAGCCGGACCCACCACGTGCAGTTTACAAGATTAAACAGCTG GAGCTGAAGGAGAGAATAGAGAAACTGAAAGCTAATAAGAACGGGGCTTTTGCATCAGAAAGTGAATTTAGCGAAGAGATGTTAGAGATACGCAAAGACTTTGTGACCATTCATGGAGAGATGGTACTTCTGAAAAACTACAGCTCCCTCAACTTTGCAG GGCTGGTTAAAATACTAAAGAAGTATGACAAGAGAACTGGAGGTTTGTTGAGTGTACCATTCACACAGCGTGCGCTTCACCAGCCCTTCTTTACAACAGAGCCTCTGACGAGGTTAGTCCATGAATGCGAAAACAATTTGGAGCTTCTATTCCCATTGGAAGCAGAAGTCATGGACTCGGACTTACCTGGAAAGGACGGGACACGTAGTGGTAGTAGTGGTCACAGAACCTCATGCGTTCAAGAGGAGACGGCTGATGTTTATCGCAGCACTCTGGCCGCCATGAAAGCAATACAAGGCCTTCGGAAGGCCAGCTCTACTTATAatcctctctctcttgctcAGTTCTTCCATTGCCAAGATGACGAGAATGGTGCTGGAACTGTTACTACTGCAAATTCCCCTTCTGGCTCTTTTACTACTTAG